The Cylindrospermum stagnale PCC 7417 genome segment GAGGTAGAAAATCGCTCTCAAATTCATATTTTAAGTGAACTAATCACTACTTACCCCAATATTACCATTCAGGGTGTAGTCATGCAAATTCAAATGCCTAATCCAAATCAATTAAGGGGAGAAATTACCTTATTAGGCGTTGTTGTGGATCAACTGCGGAAAATTCACACCGAACTAGCCGACTGTGATTATATCTTGGCTATTAAAGCTTATCAAGAACGTTCACCAGTATTTTGTATAGGTGATTTAATAAAAAAAAATAATAGATTTATTCTAGAAAATCCCCGGCAATTTAGCCTAGACAAACTCGCCAATACTTAATGTTATTTCTGTGGGGAGAAGCATGAAAGTTATCACCCCACAATTTTTGCTAATTCTACTGATGTCCTAAGATGGGATGGGGTTTGTAGGGTGATTCTAGCAACTGGCGCTCATCATCAGAAAGCAGCAAATCCACTGCCTCAACAGCATCTTTGAGATGTTCTATCTTACTAGCACCGATGATGGGAGCAGTTACACCTGGTTGCTGCAATAGCCAAGCTAGGGCAATTTGTGCTGGTTTCACACCACGTTTTTGGGCTAATTCCACAACGCGATCAACTATTTGAAAATCCGACTCTTGGTAGTAGAGATTATGAGCAAATTCATCGGTTTTAGCCCGCACGGTTTCGCCGAAGCCTTCTTTTTGCCGATTTCCAGCCAGAAAACCCCGCGCTAGTGGACTCCAGGGAATGATGCCAATTCCTTGATCTAGAGATATTTGATCCCGAATCGATTGTTGGGATCGACTTGGGCTTAAAAGAGTTTCTGACTGACTCTCAGGGAATAGCTGTTCCTATCCCTCAGCATTACCGCAAATCTCAGAAACGATTAAAGGTTATTCAAAAACGTGTATCACGTCGGAGAAAAGGAAGTAACCGCCGCAAAAAAGCAATTAGCCAAGTGGCAAAACACCATAAAAAAATAGCTGATCAGCGAAAAGATTTCCACTTTAAAACAGCTAGCAAACTCCTGAAAAAATATGATGTTGTCGTTCACGAAGATTTAAATATTAAAGGTCTTTCTCGTTCTATGCTAGCCAAATCTGTGCATGATGCCGGATGGGGTAGTTTCTTATCAATACTAACAACCAAAGCCGTTC includes the following:
- a CDS encoding aldo/keto reductase — its product is MRDQISLDQGIGIIPWSPLARGFLAGNRQKEGFGETVRAKTDEFAHNLYYQESDFQIVDRVVELAQKRGVKPAQIALAWLLQQPGVTAPIIGASKIEHLKDAVEAVDLLLSDDERQLLESPYKPHPILGHQ